The genomic segment TGCTATTCAAGCGACAGATTGAATTTTTCAGGGTGTTTAAGGAGCTCTCTTATTGCTTGAAGAAATACGGTAATATCTTCAAGATGATTCTGAATTATCTCATGTATCTCTTGTGGAGTAATATCAGAATAAAAATGCGTAAGCCTATTTCTATAACCCGCCATTTTTTTTAATTGATTGGCTGCAAAACTTTTCTCAACAATACCAAGCTCTCCGAGTTTTAATGCAATTTCCTTGT from the Deltaproteobacteria bacterium genome contains:
- a CDS encoding DUF86 domain-containing protein, whose translation is MVKETIKSQSIIPRIDGIERDLEKLEDLGKLPLDILAIEDNFIKAQFYLRRVLEGVFHIGSHILARMPGGRVTEYKEIALKLGELGIVEKSFAANQLKKMAGYRNRLTHFYSDITPQEIHEIIQNHLEDITVFLQAIRELLKHPEKFNLSLE